Genomic DNA from Herpetosiphonaceae bacterium:
GTTCGATCTGCCCAATGCGCGGGTGATTTCGATCCCTCCGAAGCATTGGCCGGGCCTGACGACACGGACGCAGCTTTCGCTGCAAGCCGCGCGCGATACCTTTCTGGAAGCTGCGCCCAACCCGTCCTACGAGCCTGACCGATCGCGGACGATCCCGATCGGGTCGCTGGTCATCGAAGATACCGACGCGGGATTGGTTGCTCGCACCCGCGACGGACACGCGCAGTTCGACTTGATTGAGGTCTTCGGCGATATTCTCTCCTACCTAACCATCAATGCCTTTAAGATCCTGCGCGCCAGCAGCCATACACCCCGCGTCACGATCGACCGCCTGGTCGTCTGCCGCGAGACATGGAGTTTTGCCGCGTCGCGCATACCATTCGTGCAGCACAAGGACGAGGCCGAGCGCTTTGTCGCCGCCCGCCGCTGGGCACATATGCATACCATGCCGCGCTTCGTGTTCGTCAAGGCACCTGTCGAGCGCAAGCCGTTTTATGTTGATTTCGACAGCCCGATCTACCTGGACATCCTGGCAAAGACGATCCACCGGACGATCGAAGCCGGCAAAGCGGACGAGCCCATCACGATCACGGAGATGTTGCCGACACCCGATCAGACCTGGCTGATCGACGCAGAAGGCCACCACTACACCAGCGAGCTACGGCTGGTTGCGGTCGATCTGATCGATGAGGTCACTGCCGAGCGTCCCGCGTTTTCATCGCATCAGAGGAGCGTTGTCGACAAGACATCATCAGGAGACGGCGACGCTCTACTCCGCTGAACCTACCGCCCCTGCATCGTCCGGCGCAACACGAGCGCCCGGTGCGGCGGACCAGCGCCGCTAGCGATAGCCTGTCGCGTCCGCTGGCTTCCCTTGATCCTGCACGTCCTCGATATAGCGCCAGCAATCAGGCTGCGATCCATCGAGATCCGTGAAGCCATACACCTTTGCCAGTTGTCCGCTCGACAGGGATTGCCCATTCCAGCGCGCGACCTGCGGATCGGCGGCCAGCGCGGCGACCGCACGACCGACGTAGCGCGGCGTCTCAGATATTACAAAGTGCGGTTGATGCGCGGTTGCATCACGCCAGTTCTCCTCGGTAACGCCGAATGCTGCGAGCATCATCTCGGATCGCAGCCAGCCTGGTGTCAGGGCAACTGCCGTCGCGCCGTGCGGGCCGAGCTCGTGCGCAAGCGCCCAGGCCATGCGCAGGACCGATGCCTTTGCGAGATCGTAGAAATGGGAAACCCGATAGTTCGTAGCATTATAGGCTGCCGTCCCGTCCGTCATTTCGATCACCAGACCACCGGGATGCCTGAGCAGCAGCGGAAGGGCGAAGTGGTTCGTAATCAGATGCGTATCGACGGCCAGCCGCAGCAGCCGCAGCCCTCGATCCAGCGAATGCTCCCATACGGTTTTGTCCCATTCAAATAAACGCTCTCCACCCCAGATGTCGTTCACCAGCACGTCAAGACGCTGATGATCGCGGTCGATACGCTCGACCAGGCGCTGGACCTGGCCGCTATCAAGATGATCGACCGCGATCGCAATGCCGTGCCCTCCGGCCTGGCTAACCAGATCGGCGGTTTCTTCGATCGTCTCCGGGCGATCGTACTCGGACCGCTGCGTACGAGTGGTCCGCCCAGTAACATAGACGGTCGCACCGGCAGCGCCTAGCTCAACGGCAATGCCCCGACCGGCACCGCGCGTTGCGCCAGCGACTAACGCGATTGTGTTGGCAAGCGGTTTTTCCACACGGATCGCCTCCTCAAGCTGCGTGTATTGAGGCAGTGTATATGCGCTGTGTGTCACATACGGTCACAGATGGCGTGAGATAGAGCCGCCGCCGTCGAAGGCGGTGCGTGACGATACGCCGCCGCTGTTGCTGGCTGGATGCCTCAGCGACGAGCGCGTACCGCCCAGGCACGCGCAACCAGCGGAATGGAGCCATCGTCGGCAAAGGGAAGCGTCGCGCGGATGCGCTCCCGCAGCGCCGCCCGCTGATCCTCACTTAAGGACATCGCATAGCCCGGTGCCGGACCTTGCCCGCCGAGAAACGGCGACCAATAATCGTCGAAATCGTGAAAGGTCGTGTCAATATCGATCGCCCGCACGGCCACCTGATGCAGGCCGCAGCCTTCAAACAGCGCGCGCAAGGCGTTCGGATGGCACAGCGGAAACCGCAAGCCCTCATCACGCTCCCGCATGGCCGGATCGAGCGCCACCGCAGCATTCCAGAAATGGCGTATCAGTTGCATCTCTCCGGCATAGTCCCACACATAGGCCGCAATCGTTGCGCCCGGCTGCGTGACCCGCACCATTTCGCGTACTGCGGCCTCAGGCTCTGGGATGAAATTGAGCACCAGGCCCGATACCACGACATCATACTGGCCGGTTTTGAACGGCAACGATTGGGCATCGGCCACGTCGAAGCTGACACGCGGATCGCGGATCGTCTGGCACAGAAAGCGAATATAGTCGGGAGAGCGATCGATGCCTTTAATCTCGCCCGGCTGCGCATGATCGAGTATGGCTTGGACTAATGCGCCGCTGCCACAGCCGACATCGAGCCAGCGCCTTCCGGGCGCAATCGAGAGCCAGGGGAGAAAGGCCAGCGCCACGCGACGGCTCCACCGGCCAACATACGACTCATAGGCCGCGCTATCCGCCCAGGTATCGGTGGGTCGGTCCGGCTGGTCAGGCTGTCGCATAGTGCCCGTCCTTGCATAAGATCCCAATCGATCACGAGTACAGGAGGATGCCGCTCGTCATGGTATAGCCAGCCCTCAAGGTCTGCGCGTGCCGTGCGCGCGGTGCTCGTGCGCCGATTTGTGCAATCGGTAGCGGATAAATCGCTCGCCGCCAAGCATAACCTCACCATCCGGCATGAATCCCAGCCGCAAGATCCCTTTGACGCGCGTTCTACTCGGCGGAAACAGGATCGTCACCGACTCGAATCCCATCGCACCGAACGCCTGCCGCATGATCTCCATGTAGATCAGCTTGCCCATGCCCCAGTATTGCGGAGCCAGAACCAGCGCCAGATCAGCGTCGCCGTGCTCCGGCTGCAAGCCGCCCCAGCCGACAAACTGCCCATCTACCACAAAGGCCCACGGCCCATAGCCATGCTCGGTCCAGAGCCGCTCTTTCGCCGCAATGAACGAGTCGCACGCGGCTTCATCGAATGTATCGCCGGTCAGCGGCATTTGCCGACGGACGAGCGGGTGATTCATCAGGTCAATAAGGTCACGCCGATTGACCTCACCGAGTCGCTTGAACTCAATGCCCATCGGTAGCTCCTCAGAGGATTGGATCCACGATGCGAGTATAGCACCACTAACCCGGCGACGCCTGTCGGTGCGGCGCAGAGCAGGTTGGTACAACGGACGATACGCTAGTTTCTCCGGTAGACTATGCTCGTAACCACACGGGAGCACCGCGCGCCAGGTCGTCGCGCTGCCCGTGATGGGAAACGATGTGTCGGAGGATTGAGGATGCGCGCAACAAGCTATGCCTTTAAGGTGGGACGGATCGATGGTACGGTCTTGCTCGACGGCGTCTCAGTGGTTGGGGCGGCTGGCATGGTGCGGCGGTATCCCGACGCGACCGAAGCCGAGTACCGTCAGGCGTATGCCGACCTGGGGCTGTCGCTGGATGCGGCGGAAAGCTCCTTGAACGTGCTGGCGGCACGCATCGGCGACGAGACGGTGCTGGTGGATGCCGGGGAGGGGAGCAGGCCCAACCGGGGCTATCTCCCCGCAAGCATGCGCCTGGCCGGTATTGCGCCGGAGAGTATTTCGCTGGTCGTGATTACGCACACGCATGGCGATCATGTGTTGGGCTTGCTCTCGAACGATCATACACCTGTGTTTCCGCATGCCACCTATGTCATGTCGAAAGCGGAGTGGGCGTTCTGGCAGGATCGAATCGTTGCGGGTGCGGTCGATCACGGCCCGATCGCCGCCATGCTTGAGGCATGCGGGCTGCGCCTGATCGACATGGACGAGCCGATCCTCCCAGGACTCGCTGCGGTACCCATTCCGGGGCACACGCCCGGCCAGATTGCGGTTCTGCTGGAATCCGAGCAGGAGCAATTAATGCATCTGGCCGACCTCTTGCATAGCCCGATGCAATTTGCCCATCCTGAGTGGTCGGCGTCCTTTGATGTCGACACCAGCATCTCAGTCCCAACGCGGCGCGCTGCGCTCGCACGGGTGGCGGATGCAAAGATGCTGACGCTGTTCTATCACCTGGCCTTTCCGGGGTTGGGACGGGTCAGGCGCGCCGCAACAGGGTTCATCTGGGAACCGCTCGAGACGGAGGTTTGACGGGAACAGGGCGCTCCGCTGCTGCTCGCGTGCGTTGCTGGTGGACTCGCACGCGAGCAGCAGGGCGGTGGGGCGTGGGCCGCCCACAGTCGGGATCTGCGCCGCCTGGCGGCTGCCTAGCGCCGGTAGATCTCGTAGATCGCGCCCTGGGAGAGCGAAACTACAAACAGATTGCCGTTCGGTCCCGTTTCGATGTCGGTCGCCACGCCGAAGTCTCTGCCGATCAGCAGGCTCTCGCTCTCGGTGATGTCGTGCTTGGCGAGATTGTCCGCGACGCGGTCCTCAAGGCGAGGATCGTCGACGCCGATCTTCATGCGGTTGCCGGTCAGGTTCATGTGGAAGAGGTAGCCGCCCTGCAATTGGGGCGTGGCCGCGCCCACGAACAGATCACCCCTGAACTGCGGCCCCAGTGCCGTCCCGCTCATAAACCCGATGCCTGCCGGTGCCACCTCCCACACCCAGCTAAACTCAGGATCGCTGTAGTGCGCGCCAGGGAGCATAAACAGCCGTGAAAGCGCGGCTTCCGGCGTGTCGGCGATGTTGGTAGGCGGCCAGCGAATCTGCTGTAGCGCCCGCGCTCCGAAGGTTGTCTCGATCGCTTTGAACTGGGCGACCCGCGCGACCGGCCCGGCGATCTGGACCCAGCCGCCGTTCATCCCCGCCGCGACCCGGTTGATCTCGCTGAAGGAGTCGTCGCCGTTTTCCTGAAGCCAGAGCTGCCCCGATAGCGGGTCGACGGCCATCCCGATGCTGTTGCGGTGCCCGTAGGAGAAGATCTTCTGGAGATTGGCTCCTACCTCGCCGCCCATCGCCGCACCGACCGCGAAGAAGGGATTGTCGGTCGGGGCGCTGCCGTCGTCGTTAAGCCGCAGGATCACCCCGGTCAGGTGGGCATTGTCCGGCTCCGGGCCGCCGAACTGATCGTCAGGCACGATCGGCCCCGGACAGGTTGCCGTCGGCCCGCATGGAAGATTCTGCATCTGGCCGCGTCGTCCCACGTCGCCGACGAAGATGTGGAGCTTGCCGTCGGCACCAAAGGTGATCACGCCGCCGTCGTGGTTGCCGCGCGGCGGCTGTCCCGCATCCTCCTGAATCGCACGAATCCTGATCAGGTTGCGATCAAAGGTGAGCGCCGCGCCATTCCACACAAAGCGGTCCACGCGGTTGCCTAAGAGCGGCGTCTGGCTGAGCACCGAGGTGTCAGCGCCGGTGGTGCTTTCGGTCCAGTACAGGTAGACGCCAGGGTTGGCCGGGAAGTTGGGATGCAGCGCAATCCCCAGGAGGCCGCGCTCCGAGCCGAAGTTGACCGCGAGGTCCAGCACCGTCGCGTGGATCACGCCAGCCACAACGCGCTGGACACGGCCCGTATTCTTCTCGATTACCAGCATGTCCTGATCGCCCAAGAAGGCCATGCTCGTTGGGGTGACGAGCCCGGTGCTGACCAGCCGCACGCCAAGCAGTGGGTGCAGCATTTGTGGCCCGCTCGTCTGCGCCGCCGTTGGCCTGCCCGACCCCGCACCGATGATCAGGGCGATTGTCGCCACCAGCCCGATCACCATCCTCCGAAATCCTGTGCGCGCCATAGGACCTTCCTCCTTCCAGATGTGCTCGTTGTACCTAGAACGAGCAGCCATGAGCCTGCACCATACAGTCCTCGGCACCGAGATCAGCCAGTACGAAACCTGAGCGCGTTCGGTATCGGGAATCGGGCGGCAGATGCGGGTAGCCTGCCCTGCGTCGGTGCTGCCAGCGGCACGCGGCGATGACCGCCGCCGGGCCGCTGCGTTTGTCTCTACATAGGGTACGTAGGAACCGGGTGGTTTGCATCTTTGTGGGTGGATCTTTTGGGCATACCCCATGACATGGCCGGTCCGGGGTAAATCGTGTGCCGCGCCGGGGCCGGGCGGTGCGGTCCTGCGGACAGCGTATCAGGCGCCCAAAGCGGCAAGGTCTTGGGAGGAAGATCGACCAGATAGGCGAGACAGCCGCGCACGGCACCAAACACCGCACCGAGCAGCGCGGCGCGAGCACGTCGTCGCATGGCGTACTCCGCTTGGATAAAAGTCGTCAAGGCCGCCCTGCGCAATGAGGTGCAGCGGCGGATGGCAGCAAGACATGGCCTCGATCTGCATCCTGGGCGAAGGCTGACGGAGGTAGCAGGCAACCCCTGCGGCATGGCCCACGGTGATTTCGACCCTCTGGCCGCGCCGCCTGCCTAGCTGATCCGATTCGCCTCCTCCAGGGCATCTCGCAGGTCATCTTCGGTGGGCTTGCCATACTTCAGCGTCGTGCTCACGCGGCTATGGCCCAAGATGCGCTGAACGTGCGCGGGCGTGGCCTGCTTCCAGAGCCGGTACGCGAGGCCATGCCGAAGCTGATGTGGGCTGACCGCTACCAGGTGCCGCGCAAGCGCTTCGAGCTCAGCCACGCGCTGGAGGCTCGGCTCCTTCGCCGCTCGGGCTCGCAGCAGCTCTGCCGCAGCTCTTCCCAGCTCGCCCAGGTGCTTGCGCATGCTCACCGGCTGCAATCCCGGCTCCCAGGGCGCTCCAGCTTTGGTCATGGTGCGCTTCATCAGCAGCGGCTCGCGCTCCGCCGCGCTGCCGATCGGCGGCAGGCCAGAGGGACAGCGCACCTTGAGGTACTCCCGCAGGCGGCGCACCGCCTCCACGGTCAGCGGCACGCGCCGACCTTTCCCGCCTTTGCCGCTGCGCACCGCGAGCATCGCGCCGTCAAGGTCCAGATCGCGGAGCTGCACGTCGGCGGCTTCCTGCGAGCGCAGGCCACACTCGCTGAGCAAGGTAATCAGCGCCAGATCGCGGAGGCGCGCTGTGGCGTCTGGTTGGGCGGAGGCTGCCCGGACCAGCCACTCGACGGCGGTGGGCGGCAGGCTCCGGGGCGCGCCGTCCTCGATCGGCAGATCGTGCAGCTCCGCTGTGGGATTGTGGGCGATCAGCCCTTCCTGCTGTGCCCAGGCGAAGAAAGCCCGCAGGCTGGCCTGGGCGCGGTTGATCGTGGCCGGTTTCGCGCCGTCCTCGCGCTGACGGTGGCGCTGCCAGGCCCGCAGATCCCGATCGAGGATGTGGGCGACGTCAAAGCTCACGCGGTGGGCCTGCTCCCACCAGTTGATAAAGCCCTGGAGGTCGGCACGCGCCGCGCGGATCGTCGCCGGGGAAGCGAGCCGCCCGCTGCGGTTGGGCCGCTGCTGGAGATCGGCCAGGTAGCGATCGAGAATCGTGTTCGTCATAGGGTGATCTCAGGTCCTTATGCTCTAGGATGGAACCCGCGCCGCATGCCTTCAGCGGCAGAACGAAGACGGTAGCATCTCCTGATCGGCTCATGCCCTGCCCCGCAGGATCGAATACATGGTGCGGGGTGAAGCTTATCGCTACCGGTATTTTAGCAGATATGCGGGAAAAAGCAAAATGCTATCGCTCCTGCTTGCGCCAGGAGGCGGTTCTTTGTGCGCATCTGCGTGATCGATGGTGCC
This window encodes:
- a CDS encoding PQQ-dependent sugar dehydrogenase, translated to MARTGFRRMVIGLVATIALIIGAGSGRPTAAQTSGPQMLHPLLGVRLVSTGLVTPTSMAFLGDQDMLVIEKNTGRVQRVVAGVIHATVLDLAVNFGSERGLLGIALHPNFPANPGVYLYWTESTTGADTSVLSQTPLLGNRVDRFVWNGAALTFDRNLIRIRAIQEDAGQPPRGNHDGGVITFGADGKLHIFVGDVGRRGQMQNLPCGPTATCPGPIVPDDQFGGPEPDNAHLTGVILRLNDDGSAPTDNPFFAVGAAMGGEVGANLQKIFSYGHRNSIGMAVDPLSGQLWLQENGDDSFSEINRVAAGMNGGWVQIAGPVARVAQFKAIETTFGARALQQIRWPPTNIADTPEAALSRLFMLPGAHYSDPEFSWVWEVAPAGIGFMSGTALGPQFRGDLFVGAATPQLQGGYLFHMNLTGNRMKIGVDDPRLEDRVADNLAKHDITESESLLIGRDFGVATDIETGPNGNLFVVSLSQGAIYEIYRR
- a CDS encoding MBL fold metallo-hydrolase; translated protein: MRATSYAFKVGRIDGTVLLDGVSVVGAAGMVRRYPDATEAEYRQAYADLGLSLDAAESSLNVLAARIGDETVLVDAGEGSRPNRGYLPASMRLAGIAPESISLVVITHTHGDHVLGLLSNDHTPVFPHATYVMSKAEWAFWQDRIVAGAVDHGPIAAMLEACGLRLIDMDEPILPGLAAVPIPGHTPGQIAVLLESEQEQLMHLADLLHSPMQFAHPEWSASFDVDTSISVPTRRAALARVADAKMLTLFYHLAFPGLGRVRRAATGFIWEPLETEV
- a CDS encoding class I SAM-dependent methyltransferase, with product MRQPDQPDRPTDTWADSAAYESYVGRWSRRVALAFLPWLSIAPGRRWLDVGCGSGALVQAILDHAQPGEIKGIDRSPDYIRFLCQTIRDPRVSFDVADAQSLPFKTGQYDVVVSGLVLNFIPEPEAAVREMVRVTQPGATIAAYVWDYAGEMQLIRHFWNAAVALDPAMRERDEGLRFPLCHPNALRALFEGCGLHQVAVRAIDIDTTFHDFDDYWSPFLGGQGPAPGYAMSLSEDQRAALRERIRATLPFADDGSIPLVARAWAVRARR
- a CDS encoding SDR family oxidoreductase, giving the protein MEKPLANTIALVAGATRGAGRGIAVELGAAGATVYVTGRTTRTQRSEYDRPETIEETADLVSQAGGHGIAIAVDHLDSGQVQRLVERIDRDHQRLDVLVNDIWGGERLFEWDKTVWEHSLDRGLRLLRLAVDTHLITNHFALPLLLRHPGGLVIEMTDGTAAYNATNYRVSHFYDLAKASVLRMAWALAHELGPHGATAVALTPGWLRSEMMLAAFGVTEENWRDATAHQPHFVISETPRYVGRAVAALAADPQVARWNGQSLSSGQLAKVYGFTDLDGSQPDCWRYIEDVQDQGKPADATGYR
- a CDS encoding tyrosine-type recombinase/integrase, whose protein sequence is MTNTILDRYLADLQQRPNRSGRLASPATIRAARADLQGFINWWEQAHRVSFDVAHILDRDLRAWQRHRQREDGAKPATINRAQASLRAFFAWAQQEGLIAHNPTAELHDLPIEDGAPRSLPPTAVEWLVRAASAQPDATARLRDLALITLLSECGLRSQEAADVQLRDLDLDGAMLAVRSGKGGKGRRVPLTVEAVRRLREYLKVRCPSGLPPIGSAAEREPLLMKRTMTKAGAPWEPGLQPVSMRKHLGELGRAAAELLRARAAKEPSLQRVAELEALARHLVAVSPHQLRHGLAYRLWKQATPAHVQRILGHSRVSTTLKYGKPTEDDLRDALEEANRIS
- a CDS encoding GNAT family N-acetyltransferase, which produces MGIEFKRLGEVNRRDLIDLMNHPLVRRQMPLTGDTFDEAACDSFIAAKERLWTEHGYGPWAFVVDGQFVGWGGLQPEHGDADLALVLAPQYWGMGKLIYMEIMRQAFGAMGFESVTILFPPSRTRVKGILRLGFMPDGEVMLGGERFIRYRLHKSAHEHRAHGTRRP